The Juglans regia cultivar Chandler chromosome 10, Walnut 2.0, whole genome shotgun sequence genome includes the window CAAGATGGCCTCAAACAATAAAACTACTTCAATTTAGGTATTTCATTCAAGATTAACACCAGACAAGATGCATAATCAACTTCCTAATATGTCCCTTAAAATGAAACTGCAGTATCAAATAGTGCATCAGACCACAAATATTCCAGTCACTGAAAATGAACTGAATGTATTTCATTCATTTGGCAATAAATCTCTCCATCTTATATATCTAAGAATATCTACATGTCATATGAACAACCCAAAACAAGATGTTCTTCCTTGAAGGATGACTTCTGTGTGAATCAGAAACCTACCTAAGGTACCCAGAGCTCAAATTCTAAGCATCCTTTTGACAGCCTAAGTagcaaaataatattactttgtAATGTACCATTAATCGAGGTACGGCACAAATAATCAAGAACAATGGGGAAAAACTCTTAAGAAATCACATTGACAGGTTCAGTTCCAACCAAGTTAAAACTATTCATAGAATACATCAAGTAATACTTGTAAAATGGTAGACTATTAGATCCATAGACTGTATTGTTGCTTTATATCCTTTATACatgtaatatttgttttattatgcGCCTATAATATAACAGTATCTCTTTCTCGTATCTCTTCACCAACTCTATTTCTGGAAAAGTGTATCAATTAATTTTGTGGTAAGCATATTTCAAAACATGAatctaacataaaacaaatgcataaaaaaactTGAGAATCAAACCCAAAATATGAGTAAACTTAGATCTGGGTCTAAATCATGATTCATCATTCGCAAAACCAGAAGAGTGCAAAATCTGAATCTGGGTCTCATAGCCTTTTTCATGTCATATATTAGACAAAAGCTCTACTTCCTCATTCATATTAAGTTTaaccaaacacacacacacaaaataaaattgatagaaGGCAAGCCTTCTCTCATTATCTCAAAGCTGTAGATCTCAGAACACAGAGCGAGTGGAAAACGAACCATCTTGGGGTCGTCGAATGTAGATCACTGGGCTAACGGCAAAGCTAGTCCTTGCTTGGCTAAACCTACAAAAGAACACAAACCCAAAtcaacatagagagagagagagagagagatggagaaaacCTAACCTTGGGTTCTTGACGTTGGAGAGGCCGTCGACTGGCGGAGTGGCACAATCATGAAGATGGAGGCAACGAAGCTTCGTCGGTAGAGGAAGAATGGCtgggaggctagggtttcgacACAAgaggagatagagagagagagagagcagagagatcGAAAGGCCGGTGGTGActttggtgagagagagagatggctgcAAAACTTGAACCTAGGGTTTTGTTGGTTCGgcaagagtgagagagagagagagagcagagaggagAGGTTGAGACCCGCGTAGGAAAAATGTTTTCCTTATAAAGCACGGGTACAAACCCAAAACCCGGATTTAAACCCAGTACCTAGATCCGGTATACTCGGATGTTCTTATGCGGGCCGGAATCCGGTTATTTGGGTTTCGTACTAGGCAGGGAAAAAACCCGGGAAAAACCCCGGcccagatgaacagtcctaaCGAAGTGCACTAAAATCCCCAAGTGTAAACATTGGTATCAAGAGTGCTTATAAATATGCCAGCTACTATGAACATGAGACTTCTATCAAATTAATCCATATGTTTAGATTTTCATTCTGTCATCTCTATTATATgccatatataaatttaaaatgaaacgggtatgtttggcaagtgagagtacctcaagtattctcactactattctttactttattattactttttacatacttttttactattcattacttttcacctacattttactactattcaatattttattattactttttaattactttttcactacattcacaaacattctcaacacttcttactacccaaacgtaccctaatcTGAAGGGTTTTAGTTTGACGAAGTGGGCtgtttaaatgtaaatagattGTTCTAGATGTGCttaatttgtgaattaaaaAGTGCTAGGGAATCACTTCTAAGTTTCAATCTGAGACTTCAATTTTAGAAAGAATGGATGCAGATttaccataaaaataatttgcatgTCTGTGTATAGAAAAGTTATGATATAATATGGTGGGGATGCTCTAATAGATAACTGTATTAAAAAAGTAGTAGATGCAATTTGAACATTTAAAATTACTATTACAAACTATTAATACATTCATAAAGTATCAAAATGCATTAGGAACTAGGAAGTATCGATGTTGTCTTTTATCCCTGCTCATAGCCTTAGTGGAACCATTGTGAGATATCTAATGATCATGAATTctgatatttaaatttactCCCAATCTTTCATCTCCAGTTTGAGGATTTGAATATTGGCTGTCAtgtttacttgtcaaaaaaacaATATTGGCTGTCATGTTTTAATACTCCTGATTACTGATTACTGATTACTTCTTGTCCTTGgcaaaaaatgaattgaaaattcTTGAACTAAGTGTTGTGAAATTATTATAAACGTTCTTCCAATGTTAGTTTGCCAAGCTATGTACTGCTGACAAAATCTTGGTCAACCATAAATTTGCAGGATTATTATGATAATTGAAGCAATATGTGCTGGATCTTTTATGAGTATCTATATTGGTGAGTGTTTATATTACAGGGaggttttgaggatttggaTTGTGTTTATGACAATTGATTAGGAAATATCtgggaatttttctttatgCTGACGTAGCTGCTAAAGTCTTCCATTTCATGCTGGACCTTTTATTGAGTTTCATCTTAATAAAGGGTTTGGTGGTGATGTTCATGATGAGGGAGTAAcacttatgtttttatatacatttataacAAGCATGGTTATTGACAAAGTTTATTGGGTCCAGCATTTATGCTCCTAAGAAATATAAAATGTTGCTCTAACAATCTATGggcccaaataaataaaaagatacatAGTTGTTCTTAGGATTTCTTTCAATGGCAGGTTTTATGTGTTATTCTCCATACTATGTAAGACAAATTTGAAATATGAATACACTCTCAAGGTTGTTGAGATAAACATgttgtcacttttttttttcattccgaCTGCACAGAATAATTATGTTTGTCCATGAGCAAagcatttgtttttgtttgagaTAATATTTAAGATTCCAATATTCGGGTATACCGCATGCTGTCATCCGGAAAAACCTTGCATATATTAGCATTTTATATTGGTGAAAATTGTAAGAGTTCTCCTTGTGTTACACCTGCCTAGCTGAGTTTGAGACTATCGATTTTTTTCCCCAAGTAAGACCCTCCACCAAGCACATATGGATAGAATATGAGCTCATACATTCAGGATGTATTTCAGGTTGTATGTTCTAACTTTTTTTCATGTGTCTTTTGGTCCTTGCAGGTTATGTACACCAGTACAATTCATTGAATTCTCAGCCCGATGTTCTGAAGTCATTATATTCTCCGCTTCAACCATCAAGTTCTTTGGAAGGTTTGAGGTAATCATGTAgtcattaataattatgttttaaccCCATTTCCATATTATCTTGAGATGATTTagcattattttaaataatgatgCATCAATTACCATATGTTGGTATGATATATGGTACAGGACAGATTGCCAGAGTTCAtatttactctctctctctctcacacagacacacacacacacacacacacacacacacacaaacacatttGAGCAGGCTCGATTCTGTTAGTAGgggtatatatatgttgtaataCATAATCCATAATGTGGGTTGATTGGTACCACAGGTATCATGAAGGTGGTCGACTCTCTGATGAGCAAATGGCTTTGTTGCAATACCAGCGTGAAAACCTTCACTTTTTGAGTGAGGAGGTATGGGATGATCTGAAATTTACAATTGGCTGTGCTTCTTTCTTTGCATTTCATATCCAACGGTACCTTCTGCTGGTGCTTTGGTGTTTCATTCTGCATAAAGAATTTCCGTTTTTAATACATATGTTACCACATGTattataaaacataatatatttggGTTTGCATGTCTATTAAGGTGTATGAttattaatatccaaacattTGGCCATGCAGATTCTACGATTGCAAGAGTGCTTAAGTAAATATGAACGGTCTAATGATGGAAGCACACCTCaggtgattattttttttttttttttacaagtaagaaTAGTATTGATAGAACTAGGcaaatgcccaagtacacaagatgtatacaagagaaacactTAGTTaggaagaagagggagagataGATACAAGGAATTGTGAACGTTAAGATCATTGAAATCTATAGCTATTATCCAAAGAAATAATGTCTTGAAAAACAGGCTTCTAAGCTCCTCCACCGAATGTACTTTGTCTTCAAATGTTTCATTACTTTCCTTCCAAATACACCGTATAGACTCCTCCAGCTGGCGAGAAACAAATGTGTAAATGTGAAACAAGGAGAAGATATGTCTGTGTGTATAACACCATATACACACGGGCATAGTTACCAGTTTTGTGTAGGCTGTGTGTAGGCTGTGTGTCATAGTGATGGTAGTGTCAAATTACCAGTTTTGGCCATGAAAGGTCTTATTATATTTAACCTCTGAGACATTTATTCCAAAATGTCAGAATAAGTGAGATCTAATCGCACTATGGCAGGACAAGTAACTTAGTAGCCTACTCGTGTAATATTAATGGTGAACTGCAATAATAATTGAACATGTACACAGcggatagtttttttttttgtcatcttGGAACACTTGGCTGGGCTACTTATTTTCTTCTGGAGCCACTTCAGAAAATTATGACCGGAGATAACACCAAGTAGGGGcctgtataaaattataatgtgaATGGTATAATTGTGATTGGGAGTGGTGCTTATTGGATTTTAACTATAAATTCTGCAAAGATCCCCCCCGGGGCCACGCGGGCAGAACAAAATGGTAATTTTCTAGTTTCTCTGGCACCAAAGGCTGGAATGGTGTAGTTTTTACATTTCTGGATAGCAGTAGATATCTTATATGGTTCTGTGATTTGATTACATGGAAGTGGAATGTTCCAAAGAATTGGTTCTTATGGCTCCATGTGCAGGTTGATCTTGCCCACATGTTAGCAGCTCGTGATCAGGAACTACGGACCCTTACCGCTGAGGTAATACCTGTTGATTCTTTCCCACTTGTTCATTTAACAGTTCCCCAAATGTTTGTCCCTGTTGTTGTCTTTGATTTTAAGGTTGCAAGAGTTTCATGGTGCTTGCTGATATGCATTTAAAATGAAACAATGTGTTGTCAATCTTGGACTTGTCCTTTTTAGGTAATCAACAGTACAATGTTTACATTATCTTTGCCTAAATGATTGGACTTATGttacgtataaaaaaaatgattggacTTATGCTTTTTGGGTAATTAACTGCACAATGTTTAAATTATCTTGCTTAAATGATGACAAGCCTATTACTCTTTTCACACATTGTGATGTGTTGCTGTGGTCAAATGAATTCAATAATTCTATCCAGGGAACCAGAAAGGGTGATTTTACTGCCTATTACATATGTTCATTTCTTGTGCTGTTTTTAGGAGATCTATATTTTGGGCACATGAACTCACGAGTCTACATGAATTCAAATTCTGTACACATCACATATTACGTTTCTTCTGGACTCATCCCATATTACCATTCAAAGGgaaattttgcatttttaaacTCACTGTTAGAAGCAATCATTTCTAGTTCAAGTTCACTGTTAGAAGAAATAGACACCACTGGGAAGACACTTGGAGGGGGAAAACTGAAGCAGCAAACAAGAGTTTTCTACTTCATTCCTTCTATTCAACAGATGAATGAGTGAACTGCCGACATATTTATTGATGTCTTGGCAGTAGATGTTATTGTTACTGGAAGAGATGTAATCTCATTTTTTGGTAATCTTCACTAAGAGCAGTTAAACTGAATTCTTTGAAACAATGGCGTACAGGAGGATAATTTGTTTTCCAATTAACAAACatgttgaatttttttctctGCCCCCGGACACATACAATCTGTGGGCATGGTTCTATTTATCAAATAGACTTGTAGCATTTGACATCGGTCTTCTTTACATTTTGAAACTTAAAATGGATACTGAAAGGGACTTGTGTTGCAGGTGAATCAGCTGCAGTCTGAGCTAAGGCTTGCTCGTTCTTTGATAGCTGAGAGGGACTCCGAAATACAGCGAGTGCGCACTACCAACAACCAGGCAAGAACTAGTGTTTTGGCTCAATTACGTATTACATATTCGTATCATGGTTGTGGAAGACCTCTGACTTTTGTATCAATTACATAGACATCTGGTTTTGTGCGTGTTAAGTATCTCTATTAGCAATATTGTCAAAATTTTATGCTTGTTTTGACTTTTTCGTTTTTCGGGGGCTTGATATTTGATAGTATGTCGAAGAGAATGAAAGACTAAGAGCCATTTTAGGAGAATGGAGTACCCGAGCAGCAAAGGTATTGTCTCGTCTCTTCTATTAGCTAATATGTTAATGATTATCAACTCCTCCAACTCTGGGCTTCAGTTACCTTTGGTATGGGATATTTTTGCTAatctaatttcaaaatttgatgtaCTAAAGCTTGAACGAGCATTGGAGGTTGAACGAATGTCAAATCTCGAACTGCAAAAGAAGATCACAACACTCAGAAATCAACCAACTGCATCAGTGGAACCCACAGAAAACCGTGGAGCATAGTCACACTGCACAAGATATGCATATGCTGACATGTTTTTACTATTCCACGATGCTGCAATCAGTGCCATTCCTTTCGTAGGTTAAATGAaagtggaatttaaaaaaaaaaacaaaattaaagtaagaagaaaagaaagaaaggtcaAGAAGCGTGTACAGAAGGTCAAGCATTGCAGCTCAGATTAttgaatgtatatatatctgTTCTCTgaactggttttttttttttttttcccacttgaACATCCATTCGCGGCAGGCGGCAGCTGCCTATAATATGTTGTATATTGAGAGGAAGAAATATGCGGCATGTTCAAGATTGAGAGAAATCAGTGGGAGAGATTGAAAGCTTTTTTCTTCCCTTAAAACTGTCTGGTGGCGACTCAAGTTTGTGATACTGGTTTTAGGATTCAGGATTCTTTTCTGTGATATTGTTCCTCATTTCCTCTGCTTCAAGAGAATCCATCCTGTAGATTTTTCAGACCTGATAATATAGATTGCAACGTCACTCAGTGGACCAGTACCTAACATGTAGAACATGTCAAAGACATAACGAGTCCGACTACTATAATAGCCGAAGGTAGATGGAATCAAgctaaaaagttgaattatccCAATTGTGAGGCTTTCCATTCCTGTCAATGCCATCTGCAATTACCCAAATCGATTGCCTTTCTCTGTAACCTCTCCTAAGCCAAGAAAACCAACAGTTTAGCTCAGCAAGATGTTTTCTTAGTCATGATCTTCTTAGAAGATAAACCCCACCAGAAAAGCAAACAGTAACTCATTACACTTGCTGTCATGCAAGTGAGTGAGTTTGCTTGATCAATACCGTGCGCAAGAAAAGTTGCTCTACAAGAAATTTTCCTAACAGAACGATTAATAATCCACGTCTATGATAGGGCATCATCATCAACAAAGGAGGAGATACTTCAGAATTCCTTAACGACAATAATGGAGTTGCTTTTTACGTTGTTCGTATGTTTAGAAAAACTATCGTCTTAAGCACTCCAAATTTGAGGACTTCAAGTGGAAGAGATAAACACTTTAATTGGGTCTTAttgcatttattatttatttaataatggcTGGAATATTTATACATGCAgagaaataaatgttttttttttttagacggGGGAACCACCTCACGATAGAGCTCATAAGATTCATCCATGGAAACTAAGCCCTCAGGGAAACTAGCACAGCAACCCATCGCCATGACCTCCCACTTAAATAGTTTGATTCCAAGGGGAatcgaacctgtgacatggggcacatgcacacaagttcgctCTTGCTACTTGTGCTACCCACGGGTGGATAGAAATAAATGTTGTagggtttattttatttgtctttGTCCTACTCAAGCCTCAAATTGTTTGGAATTTGAGGGACTTTAAGCTATCCACATATCACGGCAAGACTCCATCTTATGTCCCAACTTGAATGCTAACAAAGTGCAGTTTGTTCAATATGAAATGAACTAGGGTCTAGCTTATTGGAAGCCTATTAccagggaaaaaagaaaaagaagagagatacAGGCAAGGAAAGTCAACTAATGAAAGTGATATAAAGCAAGTATAACTCAGCTACTCCAAAGAATGAAGAAAACCTCTATAAATGAACAATACTACTACGTACAATCAGCGGTAGGGAACCGCCAAGTAATTGGCAGccgatatattaaaaaaatggcagccaatatattaaagaaaaaaaaccagagTAAACCAAAGCAAAGACGGAGCAGGATGTCTAGCTCATGCTTGCACAATTGGTTTAGGCGCTCGCAcgcttctctttcttcttcactctattttttttcttaatttttatatttttggttttggaaCCTCGATTCAGCTTTTCAATTTAGAACCCATGTagtgttgctttttttttttacttttttttacacCTAACGCCTGAAAGAATGATCATCTCGAACGTGGCAGTTCAAATTATATGAAAGAAATGTTCGAAAACAATGAAACATGCTATTGTTGCTGCAATCCCACCTAGGGAGAGTTACAAACAAGtaatagaaacaaaacattattCATACGAAATCCATTCCGTTTTCTCACTCAACCAAGAAGCAGAAGAATGATCATAGTGCCAAGAAGCAGTGAAAGAGGAAGAATTGGTTTAGGCACTCAGGGCCAGTGTGAGAGTGGAGGAGTTGGGTTCATAGGGGGGAGTTGAACATTTGATTTGAAAGGAAGGATGGTCGCAGCCGATGGAGACGAGAAAGGGAAGGAAGGCAGGGAAGTGAAAGGTGGGCATGGAGATCCAAACGTCACTGTCGCTAGAGAGCATCTTTGAGCCGCTACAGAAGTTCTAAACAAAGGGTACATTATCTGAAAGATGAGGGCTAGGCCTAGATTGGAGGAAGAAAGTGGTGGAGGCATGGAAGATGGTGAGGAAGCGCTGCTGCGGAATTCACAAACGAATCAAGATGGGGAAAAGTGGATTTTGAGAAAGTAGAAAGATGAGGGAAAGGGAATTTCAAGGGAATGAACAAAATGCAATGTTGGAGAAGGGGGAAGGGGATTTCGGGGGAAGTATGAAACGCCACCGTTTCATTAAGCCACGTGGGCAGCAATTACCCCATGATTCCCTCTGTTGGTTACGTTtagcattttttataaatgaaagggACACTACGAACGTGGGGGATTTGAACTCTACAAGGGAAGACTTCTATAATGTCGAGTGTAGACACCCTCTCCAGAAGGGAGGCATCTCCTTCAATCTCTCTCCAAAGCTATTTCTTCCATTGTATTGAGAGATATGAGAGGTcatgagaaattgtaaaatcatcttacaTAGTGGATTTTACACCCAAACAACTCATGGATGTAGCTTTTATGCCGAACTACATTTATATCTATCTCTATATTTCTTTAAAGTTTATATGCTTGATTTGCTATTAATTTCATGGATGTTCCTCCGAGCACCATATCAAAGTCCAAGCCATCATCATGGACCATTCAACTGTCTTGTTAGGCTCCAACCCcgtaaaaaaaaatgcatcaatagTTTGATGCCATCTATGTAATCCAACAAATCACTCTCAAAACAACCATAGCAGAGGAGGCATTGCACTTAATGAAGCATTACAGCAGGAGAGAAGGAATAAAGTCTCAACCACTTCCTAGATTGGCCACTGGAGATGACTACACATATAGCCATGAGGCCACCTTGAACAAACATTGTTTGCCGCCTAGGAGCTCCAATGTAAACagcaaacaaaagccaccaaactCTACTATTTTATGGAACTCGAAACATAGCAAAGTCAATGCCCGATGCTGCCCTCGTTACTCCAATTGCTTCACGTTGCTGATGCTGCCATCTTACTCAGAGGTTGTCAAATCGTGACTCCCCACCACGAGACTTCAAGACCCACCAAGCCAACCGCTATCCAACACAAATGGTCATGATTTTTTTGATTAACAGTTGAAACAGAGTAAATTGGAGCTATTGGAAAAGTAGTCTCGCACGTCATCTGCGATACCCcttatatgataaggataaggataagtggtgtatgagatcccatattgcttggcaagaagaagttcttactctttataatggttccaatggagctccaattgtatcattgacaagtctttttggagtataggccacgtagtttggaccttccattaAGACATTACAAATGATATTAAAGTCTAACCCAACAAGAAATGTGGAACTTAAGCCCTACCACCTATGATGGACTGGCTTGATGAGGATATCGGGAATATAAGGGGGCAGATTGTGATACcacatatgataaggataagggtaagtggtgtatgagatttcacattgcttgggaagtagaagttcttgctctttataatggttccaatggagctccaattgtatcattgactagtccttttggagtataaatcATGTGACttaggccttccattggggcgttacatcaTCCACCCTAGATGCAGCCCAGTTCAAACAAAGCACCTCAAGCCTTGAAGCTCCCTGCACCGCAACACCTCAAAACTAGTTGCTTCGCAGCTTCTGTTTTACATAGTAGAAACAGATAATGTGACTTTCATTTATCTTTCATTAAATGTGACTTTCATGATTCCTTGGGCAATCGCTCAGAACACCCATGAAACCACTCAGAAATCATGGGAGAACAATGAGCTCGCACAGGACACAAGCCTGGTTGGCACATACACCATGTCAGTACTCAGAAAATCCTGGTCGAGCGATGAGCTCACCCATGACAAAAGCAATGTTGGGCACATATGCCACATAAGCGCTGAGAAATCTCTGGTGATCACTTGGAACAAAAGTAATGGCGAGCACATACGCAACGTTGGCACTTGAAAAATCCCGAGCAAGCAAGCAATAACTTGCCCGAAACACAAGCGAGCAGGCGTATTATCCACCTACACATAAAGAGCCTCAGGTGAGCAATAAGCTCGACTGGGCAATGACCAAGGTGAGAGTAACCATGAGGCTCGATTGGGCTATAAACGATTAGCCCACTCAAACAAGTATTAATGAAGGGAAGCAAGGTGGGTACTTAGGCCACCCACACAGGAGTATTTTGGGAGAGTAATGAAACTCCATTACTAACCTAAATCACAGCAAACAATGAAATGCCCTGAAGGCACATACCTAGCGAAGCTAAGCGTTCGCATGGCTAATCAAGCTTTGGACAAAAAATGTCGAGCAATGAGGCTTGCGCTAGCGTGGAAAGCAATAATGCTCGCCCAAGCAATAAACACTCCGAGTAACTCGAGCATTGAAGCTTGCCAAGGTTTGCTCACTCCAAACAAGAGATGTAACTTTCACTTGTGcaaaaaaatttggattttgaatGTTCTTCCCATAAAGTTTCTTAGGTTTCTATGAGACTTTTAAAGAAATACCCAGAGGGCCAAAGGTGGAT containing:
- the LOC109008682 gene encoding protein FIP1-like, translated to MTFHTKMATERHGSLPSTSHEDNVMFLDILHEAPLLGNRKSRSIFGSIFYCFFLAGYAVLAAGAPWIFRPIQDLMSALLCSCSVVLLLVTGIFQQYLVYQVQKIRLQGYYSFSQKLKHVVRLPFAITAYGTAAMLLVIVWKPHIGILSISTILRIIMIIEAICAGSFMSIYIGYVHQYNSLNSQPDVLKSLYSPLQPSSSLEGLRYHEGGRLSDEQMALLQYQRENLHFLSEEILRLQECLSKYERSNDGSTPQVDLAHMLAARDQELRTLTAEVNQLQSELRLARSLIAERDSEIQRVRTTNNQYVEENERLRAILGEWSTRAAKLERALEVERMSNLELQKKITTLRNQPTASVEPTENRGA